Genomic segment of Candidatus Protochlamydia amoebophila UWE25:
AGAAAGAAAAGCGGTTATGGGTTGGTTTTTTTATTTTTTCTGATGTCTCTCCATTGCCATAACTAGATTGAAAACTCCTAAGAGGATTCATATGAACATTTTTGTTTTTATATTATTTTATTATAAAAAATGGTAATTTTATATAAATTTTCCTGTTATTAATTAAATACCATTTATTAGTTATTATTTACAAACAGAAGTATTATTGGCAGTCGAAGAATGGGGATGATTTCTAAGCAAAGAGAGTTGATCAGTCAAGTCTATCATCTCTATGGCTGTTTGAACGGCTTCCCGCCCTTTATTTCCCATTTTCACTCCTGAGCGTTCCATGGCTTGTTCCACCGTATCCGTTGTTAAGATTCCAAATACAACCGGAAGATTAATTTCTAAAGAAACATTCAGAATTCCTGCAGCAGATTGGCTAGCAACATAGTCAAAATGGGGGGTGGTCCCACGAATAATAGCTCCCAAACAAATAATGGCATCAAATTCTCCTGAAAGGGCCATTTGTTTTGCAATTAAAGGAATTTCAAAAGCACCAGGTACCCAAGCAACAGGAAGGTTTTGTGTTGATATTCCATATCTTTCTAATTCATCTAAGGACCCCTCAAGAAGATTTTTGGTTATGGTTTCGTTAAAACGAGAAATAACAATTCCAATACGAGCTTTTGAAATATTTAATTTACCCTTATATTCTTTCATCTAATGATTCCTGTTTATTTAAAGAAAAAGTTACGTCGAATGATGAATTTCTAATTTATCTTCACTTAAGTCAATCAAATGACCGAGTTTGTCTTTTTTAGTTTGTAAATAATGTTTATTCTCTTTTGTTACACAAACAGGTAAAGGCACCCTTTCAGTAATTTCTAAATCATACCCTGCTAGCCCATTATATTTAGCTAAATTATTTGTCATTAATCGGATTGTCGATAATCCTAAATCAACTAAAATTTGGGCTCCTATTCCATATTCGCGAGAATCAATTGGAAAACCTAGTTCAAGGTTAGCTTCTAATGTGTCTTTCCCTTGATCTTGAAGATTGTAAGCTTTTAATTTATGACCAATTCCAATTCCTCTTCCTTCATGCCCTCGTAAATAAATAATCACTCCTCGTCCTTCTTGCTCTATTTTTTCCATGGCAAGTTTTAGCTGGGAGCCACAATCGCATCGTTTAGAACCAAAAACATCGCCAGTTAAGCATTCCGAATGCATTCTTACAAGAATGTTTTTTTGATTTTTTATTTCGCCTTTCACTAATGCAATATGTTGAATTCCATCTAATTGTGATTCATAAACATAAGCGTTAAAATCTCCAAATGGAGTAGGAATAGGGGATTGTGAAAAACAGCTCACTAATTTTTCATGCCTTCTTCTAAAACGAATAAGCTCTGCAATCGTAATAATGGGAATTTGATGAAGGTCGGAAAATTTCTCCAATTCTGGTAAACGCATCATGGAACCATCTTCATTGATAAGTTCTGCAAGGATACCTGCCGGATAAAGTTTGGCTAAGTTTGTCAGATCAACAGCAGCTTCTGTGTGACCTGCCCTTTTTAGAACGCCCCCTTCTTTGTAACGAAGAGGGAAGATATGTCCCGGGCGGCCTAAATCTTCTGGTTTTGTATGAGGGTGAATGAGAGATAAAATTGTTTTAGTTCTATCTTCAGCCGAAACTCCAGTTGTTACACCTTGATGCAAATAATCAACAGAGACTGTAAAAGCTGTTTGTTTACGATCTGTATTATCTGTAACCATTGGAGGGAGTTTTAATTCATCTAGACGTTGTCCTTTCATGGCTAAGCAGATAATGCCTGTAGTATGCCTGATCATAAATCCCAATGAACTTGGATGTGCTTTTTCTGCAGCTAAAATCAAATCTCCTTCATTTTCTCTATTTTCATCGTCAACAACAATAACAAATTTTCCTTCTTTTAAGGCTAAAAGCGCATCTTCTAATCGATAGGTTTTCATGAATTCATTATCCTTGGTTGTGATAGGGAGTCATCAATTTTTCAATATATTTAGCCATTAAATCTACTTCTACATTAACTAAATCACCTTTTCCTTTTCTTCCCAATATTGTGCATTGACCAGTATGTGGAATCATAGCAAAGGAAAAATGGCTTGCGCCAATTTCAGCAATAGTTAAGCTAACACCGTCTATAGTAATAGAGCCTTTGTGAACAACATAGCGCAAGAGAGGAGGAGAAATTTTGATTGTTACCCAGTAAGCCCCCCCTTCTAAGGTTGAATAGGAAATAATGCGTCCTATATCGTCAATATGGCCTTGTACAAGATGGCCTCCTAAGCGGTCGCTATATTTAATGGCTCTTTCGAGGTTTACAAAATCCCCTATCGATAAGTGATGAAAATAAGTTCGTTGCAGGGTTTCCGCGACTAAATCACAAGAAAATGATTGTTTGAAATATTCTACAACAGTTAGACAACAGCCACTAACGTTAATTGAGTCTCCAATTTTAATATCTTCTAAAATTTTTGATGCTTCAATCTGAAAACGAATTCCATCACCCCGTTTTTCAATCTTTGTGAGACATCCCACTTCCTCTACTAACCCAGTAAACATAAATTCCTTTTAAGCTTGTATCATTTTTTTTGGCAGATGGGGCAAATGTGTGTACTTCGCTGCGCGACAATTAGCTTTTCAATTAAATGACCACATCGAGGACAAGGATGTCCAGTTTTTCGAAAGACATTTAAAAGAGTTTGGTGTTCTCCTTTTGAACCATCTAAGCGATAATAGTGTGTTCGCCCAGGTCCAAGCGTTGTTCCTCTTGCTTGGATCCCTTTTTCAAGGACATATTTAATGCTATGATAAAGAATCTTTAGGTGTTTTAGATTTATTTGATTGGCGGGAATCAAAGGATGTAGTTTTGCTTCCCACAGAGCTTCATCCACATAAATATTACCAAGACCTACAATGAAACTTTGGTCTAGTAGTAAGCTTTTTAATAAAGTTTTTCGATTTTTCATCATATCTTCAAATAGTTCGAATGTAAAAGAGGAAAGTAAAGGTTCGGGACCTAAGTGTCCTATAATTTCCTCTACATCAGAAACTAAATACCAACGACCAAATTTGCGTGTATCATGAAAACGAAGCTGATCGCCATTTTCAAAATTAAATTGTATTCGAACGTAAGGAGAGGCTGGGGTTTGGCTTGTAACAAATTGAAACCGGCCTGTCATTCTTAAATGAACAATGAGGAACATCTGATTGGAAAGTTGAAAAATGATGTATTTACCCCTTCTGTCAACATTTTGGATAGATTGACCTTGGACTTGCTGACAGAAAATTTCAGGTGTAGGTACTGCAAGCGTTTTAGGCCAAAAAATTTCTGTAGAAATAATTTTTTTACCAATAAGCCTACTTTGTTTCAAATCTTGGACAATGGTATGGACTTCGGGGAGTTCAGGCATAGTTAATTCATTTTAGTTACAATCATTTTTAATTATTGATTAGCTGCAAAATAGAATTTAATTACAAAGGAAATTTTGCCCAATTTTAGGGATTTAGGGAATCTTTTATGAATTGTATCATTTTAAGAAAAAGACTTCTTTCAAAATTCGATTTTTTTAATATTTTAAATATTATGTGAATCTTTTGACATTATTCTAGACTAAAAAGAAAAAAATGATACAATTTAATCAGTACATGAGTTGAGGTAGTTCAGTCAATTATCACATACCCTTTACGCATACGGTTTGTATAGCGCAAAGAGGTTCACAGTATACTTTTTGAGCCCTATTAGAATTGATAGCGATGTCGCATCTTTCCCAATGGATCTATTAAGCTCAGTATAAGATAACTTGTTTCCCCCTTGCTTATACTTCTGCAGTAAAGGCTTTTTTGCCAAGGCAAAAAGGCATGTCCTTGTTCAGAGTCGAGGGGAGCTGAATAAGCACAAGTTAGACCCCTTGTTAACTAAATCCTATGGAGAATTATATGAAGAAAATATTTGTTGGTAACCTTTCTTGGAAAACATCGGAAGAGCAGCTTAAAGCTCATTTCGAAGCTTTCGGTAAAGTTGTTAGCGCCAAGATCGTTACTGATCAAATGACAGGCAAATCTAAAGGCTTCGGCTTTGTAGAAATGGAAAGTGCAAACGATGCAGAAAATGCTATTCGCGAATTAAATGGCAAGCCTTTAGTTGATCGTAGTTTGCGTGTAAGCTTAGCGCAAGAAAGAGATCGTAGCGAAAGAAGAGAGCCACGTTCTTTCGGTGGTGGAGATAGAGACAGATCATCTTTCGGCGGCGACAGACGTTCTAATTACCGTTCGTAATTCAACATCTCTGACTAATCAACTCATATAGATTAGAAAAGGCAAAAGTTTATTACTTTTGCCTTTTTTATTGAGCTAAACTTAAATTGATTTCAATAGAATGCTTATTCTATTACATAAGAAAAAGACAAGAAGATTTTGTTTTTAAGGAAAATCAATACTTAATTTTAATAGATTCTAAAAAAATTAGATGCTTAGATACAAATTAGTCTGGCACGGTTTTTTATTTTATGAATTTATCTAAAAAGTTAGAAACTCCTTTTTCCACTTCTTTTATAAGGCCTTTAGGATTCAAATCAAAGAATTTTTTGTTTTCATCGTCAGACAAATTCTCATTGTTATTTGTTTTTGCTTCGTTAAAATCTTTTTCCCAAGGGAAAGGAATAGTGGTGGGAGCAGGTGGTGTCGCATCGAGAAGATTAGACATGGCAGCGTCTAATACGTTTCCAAGCAATTTAGCTTTTGGATCCCCATTCAACTGTGCAACTAAAGCGCTGATCCTACCTGCCGCTCGCTTTTTATCAATTTCAACACTTCCTTTTCTTCCTTTTATAGGAATTTGTAATAAATAATTATCTTCTAATCCAGGAATGTTGAAAGCAAACTTTAAGGCTTGCGCACTTAATCCTAGTACTAAGTTCATTTTCTGTTGCGTTAAATCAATTTCTCCCCAGCTTGCTAGGTGATATTGGTTGCCAACTAGAAAATCTAATCTTTTTAAATTTAAAATTCCTTTATTTAATTTAAAATAAAGAGGAGTAAACCAAATGGTAAAGGGATTTTCCAAAATAGGTCGAATTAAATCTAAAGTGTTTTTTAATTCACCTTCGTTGCGAAAACTAACTTTCCCTAGCTCCACAGATCCTTTTTCAATAGAAATTTTATTCAAATCAAAGGGAAATAGAGGACAAGCAAAACCTGTAGGAGCAATCTGCAAATTAATGGGATGTTGGGCTTTAATAGCAGAGCTTAGTAAAGGCATACTGTCTTCTAAAAGTGTTTGACTAAGCAGAGGAGTCATTTGTATTTCCCAATTAAATGACTCTAATAAAGTGAGGGTCCCCTGATTCAATAGTCCATTCAATTTTACATGTCCGTTTGTTCCCTCAAGTTCAAGTTGAAGAGGGCCTGTTAAGTGTTTGAGATCACACAGAATCTTTGCGTCAATATGTTCCCC
This window contains:
- the ribE gene encoding 6,7-dimethyl-8-ribityllumazine synthase; protein product: MKEYKGKLNISKARIGIVISRFNETITKNLLEGSLDELERYGISTQNLPVAWVPGAFEIPLIAKQMALSGEFDAIICLGAIIRGTTPHFDYVASQSAAGILNVSLEINLPVVFGILTTDTVEQAMERSGVKMGNKGREAVQTAIEMIDLTDQLSLLRNHPHSSTANNTSVCK
- a CDS encoding RNA recognition motif domain-containing protein, with the protein product MKKIFVGNLSWKTSEEQLKAHFEAFGKVVSAKIVTDQMTGKSKGFGFVEMESANDAENAIRELNGKPLVDRSLRVSLAQERDRSERREPRSFGGGDRDRSSFGGDRRSNYRS
- a CDS encoding bifunctional 3,4-dihydroxy-2-butanone-4-phosphate synthase/GTP cyclohydrolase II, with translation MKTYRLEDALLALKEGKFVIVVDDENRENEGDLILAAEKAHPSSLGFMIRHTTGIICLAMKGQRLDELKLPPMVTDNTDRKQTAFTVSVDYLHQGVTTGVSAEDRTKTILSLIHPHTKPEDLGRPGHIFPLRYKEGGVLKRAGHTEAAVDLTNLAKLYPAGILAELINEDGSMMRLPELEKFSDLHQIPIITIAELIRFRRRHEKLVSCFSQSPIPTPFGDFNAYVYESQLDGIQHIALVKGEIKNQKNILVRMHSECLTGDVFGSKRCDCGSQLKLAMEKIEQEGRGVIIYLRGHEGRGIGIGHKLKAYNLQDQGKDTLEANLELGFPIDSREYGIGAQILVDLGLSTIRLMTNNLAKYNGLAGYDLEITERVPLPVCVTKENKHYLQTKKDKLGHLIDLSEDKLEIHHST
- a CDS encoding riboflavin synthase — translated: MFTGLVEEVGCLTKIEKRGDGIRFQIEASKILEDIKIGDSINVSGCCLTVVEYFKQSFSCDLVAETLQRTYFHHLSIGDFVNLERAIKYSDRLGGHLVQGHIDDIGRIISYSTLEGGAYWVTIKISPPLLRYVVHKGSITIDGVSLTIAEIGASHFSFAMIPHTGQCTILGRKGKGDLVNVEVDLMAKYIEKLMTPYHNQG
- the mutM gene encoding DNA-formamidopyrimidine glycosylase — encoded protein: MPELPEVHTIVQDLKQSRLIGKKIISTEIFWPKTLAVPTPEIFCQQVQGQSIQNVDRRGKYIIFQLSNQMFLIVHLRMTGRFQFVTSQTPASPYVRIQFNFENGDQLRFHDTRKFGRWYLVSDVEEIIGHLGPEPLLSSFTFELFEDMMKNRKTLLKSLLLDQSFIVGLGNIYVDEALWEAKLHPLIPANQINLKHLKILYHSIKYVLEKGIQARGTTLGPGRTHYYRLDGSKGEHQTLLNVFRKTGHPCPRCGHLIEKLIVAQRSTHICPICQKK